A region from the Oceanidesulfovibrio marinus genome encodes:
- a CDS encoding ARMT1-like domain-containing protein translates to MPSEFPEVSSVSELRYGRDPYLDAWLLHFLYENNLDYLLTPLYNATPEQLRFMVVLEEDQVYVPCSDELFGELVTHRKSQYLTRGYLTAWRVFAALIHEHIKDDYARRRIVTFARHHFRQAVEQHILIPSRLTKRLSGIFLTQSGIDDPYRERKKSYNERVAQFMGTPALDQALHYCPESSLACKRIGDLRWELDRLEMLRLFALSSWADLWHEGPLPDAEALQKGLDQACGDAGNQESLSRALGPREEAKKILYIPNSSGGILFDVLVIKALLRQGHQVMLALKNGFYFQTPTLWDIECDPRLAEALEPARIMPENSVSKNDLLRALREHRFVVITDGTRERLNLYRVSVTFSRAWKEADLIIGKGDPQVRRLIHTGHKFTRDILCFQREEDGSFRLHFKPKAKGIHKFTESDLNDMADEIIHTMREAKLAGKQVMFYSAIIGSIPGQTKTAIEVVQTFVDYLRFRLEGAFIINPAEHFVQGMDGDDLMYMWERVQRSGLIDVWRFQSVADVEKSFELMDRRVPPVWTGKDATFSTGCTKEMKIALEMQRRHPEMQIIGPNPERFFRRREYGVGKYFDAGIQYL, encoded by the coding sequence ATGCCGAGTGAGTTTCCCGAGGTCTCGTCCGTCTCGGAGCTGCGCTATGGACGGGACCCGTACCTTGATGCCTGGCTGCTGCACTTCCTCTACGAGAACAACCTCGACTACCTGCTCACGCCGCTCTACAACGCCACGCCGGAGCAGCTTCGCTTCATGGTGGTTCTGGAAGAAGACCAGGTCTACGTGCCGTGTTCGGACGAGCTGTTCGGCGAGCTGGTGACGCACAGAAAATCCCAGTACCTCACCCGCGGCTACCTCACGGCTTGGCGGGTGTTCGCCGCGCTCATCCACGAGCACATCAAGGACGACTACGCGCGGCGCAGGATCGTCACCTTTGCCCGGCACCATTTCCGGCAGGCTGTGGAGCAGCACATCCTCATCCCCTCGCGGCTCACCAAGCGGCTCTCGGGCATCTTCCTCACCCAAAGCGGCATTGACGATCCCTATCGCGAGCGCAAAAAGAGCTACAACGAGCGCGTGGCGCAGTTCATGGGCACGCCGGCGCTGGATCAGGCGCTGCACTACTGCCCGGAGAGCTCCCTGGCCTGCAAGCGTATAGGCGACCTGCGCTGGGAGCTGGACCGGCTGGAGATGCTGCGGCTCTTCGCGCTCTCTTCCTGGGCCGACCTCTGGCACGAAGGTCCGCTGCCGGACGCCGAGGCGCTGCAGAAGGGCCTGGACCAGGCCTGCGGCGACGCCGGCAACCAGGAGAGCCTGTCCCGCGCCCTGGGACCGCGGGAGGAGGCCAAGAAGATCCTCTACATCCCCAACTCCTCGGGCGGCATCCTTTTCGACGTGCTCGTCATCAAGGCCCTGCTGCGCCAGGGGCACCAGGTCATGCTCGCGCTCAAGAACGGCTTCTACTTCCAGACGCCCACCCTCTGGGACATCGAGTGTGACCCCAGGCTGGCCGAGGCGCTGGAGCCGGCGCGCATCATGCCCGAGAACTCCGTGTCCAAGAACGACCTGCTCCGGGCCCTGCGCGAGCACCGTTTCGTGGTCATCACCGACGGCACCCGCGAACGGCTGAACCTCTACCGCGTGAGCGTGACCTTCTCCCGCGCCTGGAAAGAGGCCGACCTGATTATCGGCAAGGGTGACCCCCAGGTGCGCCGGCTCATCCACACCGGCCACAAGTTCACTCGCGACATTCTCTGCTTCCAGCGCGAAGAGGACGGCTCGTTCCGGCTCCATTTCAAGCCCAAAGCCAAAGGCATCCACAAGTTCACCGAGTCCGACCTCAACGACATGGCCGACGAGATTATCCACACCATGCGCGAGGCCAAGCTGGCCGGCAAACAGGTCATGTTCTACTCCGCCATCATCGGTTCCATCCCCGGACAGACCAAAACTGCCATCGAAGTGGTGCAGACCTTCGTGGACTACCTGCGTTTCCGGCTGGAAGGCGCGTTCATCATCAACCCGGCCGAACACTTCGTACAAGGCATGGACGGCGACGACCTTATGTACATGTGGGAACGGGTGCAGCGCTCCGGCCTCATCGATGTCTGGCGCTTCCAGTCCGTGGCCGATGTGGAAAAAAGCTTCGAGCTCATGGACCGCCGGGTGCCGCCGGTCTGGACCGGCAAGGACGCCACCTTCTCCACCGGCTGCACCAAGGAGATGAAAATCGCCCTGGAAATGCAACGCCGCCACCCGGAAATGCAGATCATCGGCCCCAACCCGGAACGGTTCTTCCGCCGCCGCGAGTACGGCGTGGGCAAGTACTTCGACGCCGGGATTCAGTACCTGTAG
- the gatB gene encoding Asp-tRNA(Asn)/Glu-tRNA(Gln) amidotransferase subunit GatB — translation MAEYEAVIGLEVHAQLLTNSKLFCSCPTTFGDEPNTNVCEVCNGMPGVLPVLNRRAVEFAMKMAMAVDCTLNRRSVFARKNYFYPDLPKAYQISQYEEPIAEHGKLTVHLESGDSTIGITRIHMEEDAGKSIHSPGENVSYVDLNRTGTPLLEIVSEPDIRSAEEAVAYLKSLRAILVYLGICDGNLEEGSFRCDANVSIRPKGQEEFGTRAELKNLNSFRNVQRAIEYEIMRQQDVVEDGEAVIQETRLYDAGKNVTMSMRGKEEAHDYRYFPDPDLIPVMLDEAWIERCKSELPELPEARRNRFIEEYDLPERDADLLTSERDLADYFEEAARLSGAPKKVGNWMMGDFLRELHQTHAAVTDAAMRPAQLAELVSLVEEGVISGKIAKDIFPDLFGSGESPKSYVEAKGLVQISDSSALETQVDEVLAANPDEVAAYKGGKTKLMGFFVGQVMRATKGQANPGLVNQILKDKLGG, via the coding sequence ATGGCTGAGTACGAAGCGGTCATCGGGCTGGAGGTCCACGCCCAGCTCCTCACCAACTCCAAGTTGTTCTGTTCCTGTCCCACGACATTCGGCGACGAGCCCAACACGAACGTCTGCGAGGTCTGCAACGGCATGCCCGGCGTGCTCCCGGTGCTCAACCGGCGCGCTGTGGAGTTCGCCATGAAGATGGCCATGGCCGTGGACTGCACGCTGAACCGGCGCTCGGTGTTTGCGCGTAAGAACTACTTTTATCCGGACCTGCCCAAGGCGTACCAGATTTCCCAGTACGAGGAGCCCATTGCCGAGCATGGCAAGCTCACCGTGCATCTGGAGAGCGGGGACTCCACCATAGGCATCACCCGCATCCACATGGAGGAGGACGCCGGCAAGTCCATCCACTCCCCGGGCGAGAACGTCAGCTATGTGGACCTGAACCGCACGGGCACGCCGCTGCTGGAGATCGTGAGCGAGCCGGACATCCGCAGCGCCGAGGAGGCCGTGGCCTATCTCAAGAGCCTGCGCGCCATCCTGGTCTACCTGGGCATCTGCGACGGCAACCTGGAGGAGGGCTCCTTCCGCTGCGATGCCAACGTCTCCATCCGGCCCAAAGGGCAGGAGGAGTTCGGCACCCGCGCCGAGCTGAAGAACCTCAACTCCTTCCGCAACGTGCAGCGCGCCATCGAGTACGAGATCATGCGCCAGCAGGACGTGGTGGAAGATGGCGAGGCTGTCATCCAGGAAACCCGCCTGTACGACGCGGGCAAGAACGTGACCATGTCCATGCGCGGCAAGGAAGAGGCCCACGACTACCGCTACTTCCCGGACCCGGACCTCATCCCGGTCATGCTGGACGAGGCGTGGATCGAGCGCTGCAAGTCCGAGCTGCCCGAGCTGCCCGAGGCGCGGCGCAACCGCTTCATCGAAGAATACGACCTGCCCGAGCGCGACGCCGACCTGCTGACCTCGGAGCGCGATCTGGCCGACTACTTCGAGGAGGCGGCCAGGCTCTCCGGCGCGCCCAAGAAGGTGGGCAACTGGATGATGGGCGATTTCCTGCGCGAGCTGCACCAGACCCACGCCGCCGTAACCGACGCGGCTATGCGGCCGGCGCAGCTGGCCGAGCTCGTCTCCCTGGTGGAGGAGGGCGTTATCAGCGGCAAGATCGCCAAGGACATCTTCCCCGATCTCTTCGGCTCCGGCGAAAGCCCCAAGAGCTATGTCGAGGCCAAGGGGCTGGTCCAGATCTCCGACTCCTCGGCCCTGGAGACCCAAGTGGACGAGGTGCTGGCGGCCAACCCCGACGAGGTGGCGGCCTACAAAGGCGGCAAGACCAAGCTCATGGGCTTCTTCGTGGGCCAGGTTATGCGCGCTACCAAGGGCCAGGCCAACCCGGGCCTCGTTAACCAGATTCTCAAGGACAAGCTGGGCGGCTGA
- a CDS encoding SxtJ family membrane protein: MAFDMFHFRHDKTACLNAGLALVLILLIAIHVFHVTELTPVLFIVVLLLMIKPTVLRPFAALWLGFSELLGTVMSKIVLGVVFFTVVTPVALLRAVLGKDPMQKKVWKKSSDSVFRAVHKALGPDDLDTMF, encoded by the coding sequence ATGGCTTTCGACATGTTCCATTTCCGGCATGACAAGACAGCCTGTCTGAACGCCGGCCTTGCGCTGGTGCTCATTCTGCTCATCGCAATCCATGTGTTCCATGTGACCGAGCTGACGCCGGTGCTTTTTATCGTGGTCCTCCTGCTCATGATCAAACCCACAGTGCTGCGGCCCTTTGCCGCGCTCTGGCTGGGGTTCTCCGAGCTCCTGGGCACGGTCATGTCCAAGATCGTCCTGGGCGTCGTCTTTTTTACCGTGGTCACGCCCGTGGCCCTGCTGCGCGCCGTGCTGGGCAAGGACCCCATGCAGAAGAAAGTCTGGAAGAAAAGCTCAGACTCGGTGTTTCGCGCCGTGCACAAGGCCCTCGGCCCCGACGATCTGGATACGATGTTTTAA
- a CDS encoding DUF5989 family protein, protein MDFLKDLWQFMRQRKKFWLLPLIMVLLLFGVLIVLTSGSAVAPFIYTIF, encoded by the coding sequence ATGGATTTCCTCAAGGATCTGTGGCAGTTCATGCGGCAGCGCAAGAAGTTCTGGCTGCTCCCGCTCATCATGGTGCTATTGCTGTTCGGCGTGCTCATTGTGCTCACGTCAGGCTCTGCCGTGGCGCCGTTTATCTATACGATTTTCTAG